From Chryseobacterium joostei, the proteins below share one genomic window:
- the rpsJ gene encoding 30S ribosomal protein S10, with protein MSQRIRIKLKSYDYNLVDKSAEKIVKTVKATGAVVNGPIPLPTNKRIFTVLRSPHVNKKAREQFQLSAHKRLMDIYSSSSKTVDALMKLELPSGVDVEIKV; from the coding sequence ATGTCACAAAGAATCAGAATAAAACTAAAATCTTACGATTATAACTTGGTAGACAAGTCTGCTGAGAAAATCGTAAAAACGGTAAAGGCTACTGGTGCTGTTGTAAACGGTCCAATTCCATTGCCAACGAACAAGAGAATCTTCACAGTGTTGAGATCTCCGCACGTAAACAAGAAAGCAAGAGAGCAGTTCCAATTATCAGCTCACAAGAGACTAATGGATATCTACTCTTCTTCTTCTAAAACTGTTGATGCTCTAATGAAATTAGAGTTACCAAGCGGTGTAGACGTTGAAATTAAAGTGTGA
- a CDS encoding low affinity iron permease family protein — MDHQNKNLFEKFSNWAVGFTGSPNAFLGAMAIVVAWAFSGPFFDYSETWQLVINTGTTIITFLMVFLIQKAQNKDSKATQIKLNELIAAHEKASNRIVDIEELTEKELDQLHRYYENLAQFARKDADIHTSHSIDAAKRNQDYKHDFFREKHEEWLKKQEQKKESK; from the coding sequence ATGGACCATCAAAATAAAAATCTTTTTGAAAAATTTTCAAACTGGGCTGTAGGATTTACCGGAAGCCCCAATGCTTTTTTAGGAGCGATGGCTATCGTAGTGGCTTGGGCATTTTCCGGGCCTTTTTTTGATTATTCGGAAACTTGGCAGCTTGTTATCAATACCGGAACTACAATCATTACCTTTTTAATGGTTTTTCTTATTCAGAAAGCGCAGAATAAAGATTCAAAAGCCACACAGATTAAACTGAATGAACTCATTGCTGCTCATGAGAAAGCCAGCAATAGAATTGTAGATATTGAAGAGCTTACAGAAAAAGAATTGGATCAGCTTCACCGCTATTATGAAAACCTGGCCCAGTTTGCCAGGAAAGATGCTGATATTCATACGTCTCATTCCATTGATGCTGCAAAAAGAAATCAGGACTATAAGCATGATTTTTTCAGAGAGAAGCATGAAGAATGGCTAAAGAAGCAAGAACAAAAAAAGGAATCTAAGTGA
- the rpsL gene encoding 30S ribosomal protein S12 translates to MPTIQQLVRKGRATLAKKSKSAALDSCPQRRGVCTRVYTTTPKKPNSALRKVARVRLSNGKEVNAYIPGEGHNLQEHSIVLVRGGRVKDLPGVRYHIVRGALDTAGVNGRTQRRSKYGAKRPKPGQAAAAPAKGKKK, encoded by the coding sequence ATGCCTACTATTCAACAATTAGTAAGAAAAGGAAGAGCCACGCTTGCCAAGAAGAGCAAATCGGCTGCCCTTGATTCTTGTCCACAAAGACGTGGTGTATGTACGAGAGTATATACTACTACACCTAAGAAACCTAACTCTGCACTTAGAAAAGTTGCAAGGGTAAGACTTTCTAACGGTAAAGAAGTTAACGCCTATATCCCGGGCGAAGGACATAATCTTCAAGAGCACTCGATAGTATTGGTTAGAGGCGGAAGGGTGAAAGACCTACCGGGAGTACGTTACCACATCGTAAGAGGTGCTTTAGACACAGCTGGTGTAAATGGAAGAACTCAGAGAAGATCTAAGTACGGAGCTAAGAGACCTAAACCAGGACAAGCAGCTGCTGCTCCTGCAAAAGGAAAGAAAAAATAA
- a CDS encoding MIP/aquaporin family protein produces MTPFIAEVIGTMLLILLGNGVVANVVLKDTKGNNSGWIVITTAWALAVFVGVTVAGPVSGAHLNPAVTIGLAAAGKFSWDLVPSYIAAQMIGGMLGAFLVWLFHKDHFAITEDEGAKLACFSTGPAIRKVSSNLISEIIGTFVLVFVIFHFSDPSIALQADPNAKVGLGTVGAIPVTFLVWVIGLSLGGTTGYAINPARDLAPRIMHAILPIKGSSDWSYAWIPVIGPIIGAVIAALLLMILK; encoded by the coding sequence ATGACTCCATTTATCGCAGAAGTGATCGGAACGATGCTTCTTATATTGTTAGGCAACGGTGTTGTAGCCAATGTTGTCTTGAAAGATACCAAAGGAAATAATTCCGGATGGATTGTTATTACCACTGCTTGGGCGTTAGCCGTTTTTGTCGGGGTAACCGTTGCAGGCCCTGTAAGTGGAGCTCATTTAAATCCAGCGGTAACCATTGGCCTTGCTGCTGCAGGAAAGTTCTCCTGGGATTTAGTACCTTCTTACATCGCTGCTCAAATGATTGGCGGAATGCTGGGTGCATTTCTGGTATGGTTATTCCATAAAGATCATTTTGCCATTACGGAGGATGAGGGAGCAAAGCTGGCTTGTTTCAGTACAGGCCCTGCTATCAGAAAGGTTTCATCCAATCTTATCAGTGAAATTATCGGAACATTTGTACTGGTATTTGTGATTTTCCACTTCTCAGATCCGAGTATAGCTTTACAAGCGGATCCTAATGCAAAAGTTGGACTTGGTACTGTAGGAGCTATTCCCGTTACATTTCTTGTTTGGGTGATAGGACTTTCCTTAGGAGGAACTACAGGATATGCCATCAACCCAGCCAGAGATCTTGCCCCAAGAATTATGCACGCCATTCTTCCGATAAAAGGAAGCAGTGACTGGAGCTATGCATGGATTCCTGTAATAGGCCCTATTATAGGTGCTGTAATTGCCGCTTTACTATTGATGATTTTAAAATAA
- a CDS encoding PepSY-associated TM helix domain-containing protein produces the protein MKTLFKSLYRKRRKNESVIKYVMWIIHLWLGLLSSIIVFVVCLTGCLYAFKNQITDFSNRDKVYITSSSKQVKSTDQIQAELLNDGKELTSLLMPDDAGRSYVVGYREKQLDKATYYNQYTGEILGQADVGSSRFFEIVLDIHRNLMMGNVGRQILGAGILMFCVLLISGLILWLPKKLKFLKQGLTVMFKAKFQRLNYDLHNTLGFYTFMMLFFIAVTGLYVTYPWVKNGLIVSLGGSSIDNISKDKDSADDAFGGLLEDMLQKQDEKKNLKNSESASIDKILKLADQHLPYTATTSIELPNKENPRYVVIKTNRQNFLGMMLPDEVTFDKTGVFKTKELFSDKPLNKQFTALAKPLHTGEIMGLPSIILYFIVSLIGCSLPITGFLIWWHRFRKMK, from the coding sequence ATGAAAACATTGTTTAAAAGCCTTTACAGGAAAAGACGGAAGAATGAATCGGTCATTAAATATGTAATGTGGATCATCCATCTTTGGTTGGGACTTTTATCAAGTATTATTGTTTTTGTGGTATGTCTTACAGGGTGTCTTTATGCCTTTAAAAACCAGATTACTGATTTTAGTAACAGAGATAAGGTGTATATCACTTCGTCATCCAAACAGGTTAAAAGTACAGACCAGATTCAGGCTGAACTTTTAAATGACGGTAAGGAATTAACCTCCTTACTGATGCCTGATGATGCGGGAAGAAGCTACGTGGTAGGTTACCGAGAAAAGCAATTGGATAAAGCTACTTATTATAACCAATATACAGGTGAAATCCTTGGGCAGGCAGATGTGGGGTCAAGCCGTTTCTTTGAAATTGTTCTTGATATTCACAGAAATCTGATGATGGGAAATGTGGGGCGTCAGATATTGGGAGCTGGTATATTGATGTTTTGTGTACTGCTGATTTCAGGTTTAATACTTTGGTTACCTAAAAAACTAAAGTTCCTGAAGCAAGGACTAACTGTAATGTTCAAGGCAAAATTCCAAAGACTTAACTACGATCTGCATAACACACTCGGATTTTATACTTTCATGATGCTTTTCTTTATTGCCGTTACTGGGTTGTATGTAACTTATCCGTGGGTAAAGAATGGTCTTATTGTAAGCTTGGGAGGATCATCCATCGATAATATTTCAAAAGATAAAGACAGTGCAGATGATGCTTTCGGAGGACTTTTAGAAGATATGCTTCAGAAGCAGGATGAAAAGAAAAACCTTAAAAACTCAGAATCGGCATCCATCGATAAGATTTTAAAATTAGCAGACCAGCACCTTCCATATACCGCTACAACCAGTATTGAGCTTCCCAACAAGGAAAATCCACGATATGTAGTGATAAAAACCAATAGGCAAAACTTTTTGGGAATGATGCTTCCTGATGAAGTAACCTTTGATAAAACTGGAGTTTTTAAAACAAAGGAGCTGTTTTCTGATAAACCGTTAAACAAGCAATTCACGGCATTGGCTAAACCTCTGCATACAGGAGAAATTATGGGTTTGCCAAGTATTATTCTGTATTTCATAGTCTCTCTTATTGGCTGCTCTTTACCTATTACGGGTTTTCTGATCTGGTGGCATAGATTCCGAAAGATGAAATAG
- a CDS encoding alkaline phosphatase family protein: MKKIFLYFSLLFSILSCSSNDTEAQTKTEEKYQTKNVVLLVVDGPRISETWEAANKENIPNRVSLLSQGVFISNFRNNGTTNTNPGHSAMCSGVYENIKNNGTELPGFPSVMQQWLKYTGAEKTKAWVIASKDKLEVLNNCKLEEWNGKFQPSVDCGVSGNGSGYRADAVTIANTKEVMKKYSPNVMVINLKDVDSYGHSNNWNEYIKAIKTTDASIKEIWEYIQSLPAYKDKTTLIVSNDHGRHLDANGGFAEHGDDCAGCRHIEFFAIGPDFKKNTTISTGNYEQIDIASTMAELLGIPKQYMKGKVIKDAFK; encoded by the coding sequence ATGAAGAAGATCTTCTTGTATTTCAGTTTGTTGTTTTCAATACTTTCATGCAGTAGTAATGATACAGAAGCACAAACAAAAACCGAGGAAAAATACCAAACTAAAAATGTAGTTCTGCTGGTTGTAGACGGACCTCGTATTTCAGAAACATGGGAAGCCGCTAATAAAGAGAATATACCTAATAGAGTAAGTTTGTTGAGCCAAGGTGTTTTTATCAGTAATTTCAGAAACAACGGAACCACCAATACCAATCCGGGTCATAGTGCCATGTGTTCGGGAGTGTATGAAAATATTAAAAATAACGGTACCGAGTTGCCTGGGTTTCCATCTGTAATGCAACAATGGCTAAAATATACCGGAGCAGAAAAGACAAAGGCTTGGGTTATTGCTTCCAAGGATAAGTTAGAAGTATTAAATAACTGTAAACTTGAAGAATGGAATGGAAAGTTTCAGCCAAGTGTAGATTGTGGAGTAAGCGGTAATGGTTCAGGATATCGAGCTGATGCTGTAACAATAGCTAATACAAAGGAAGTAATGAAGAAGTATAGCCCAAATGTGATGGTGATTAATCTTAAGGATGTAGACTCTTATGGACATTCTAATAACTGGAACGAGTATATTAAGGCTATAAAAACTACTGATGCTTCCATTAAGGAGATCTGGGAGTATATCCAGTCGCTTCCTGCCTATAAGGATAAAACAACTCTGATTGTTTCTAACGATCACGGAAGACATCTGGATGCCAATGGAGGTTTTGCAGAACATGGAGATGACTGTGCAGGATGCAGGCATATTGAGTTTTTTGCAATAGGGCCGGATTTTAAAAAGAATACAACCATCAGCACAGGGAATTACGAACAGATTGATATTGCCAGTACAATGGCTGAACTTTTAGGAATACCTAAACAATACATGAAAGGAAAAGTAATAAAGGATGCCTTTAAATAA
- the fusA gene encoding elongation factor G: MGRDLKFTRNIGIAAHIDAGKTTTTERILFYTGVNHKIGEVHDGASTMDWMEQEAERGITITSAATTCSWNFPTDQGKPVADTKPYHFNIIDTPGHVDFTVEVNRSLRVLDGLVFLFSAVDGVEPQSETNWRLADNYKVARMGFVNKMDRQGADFLNVVNQVKEMLGSNAVPIVLPIGAEEDFKGVVDLIKNRAIIWDEAGQGATFEVVPIPEDMKAEVLEYREKLVEAVSEYDETLMEKFFEDPDSITEEEINAALRAATIDLSIIPMTCGSSFKNKGVQFMLDAVCKYLPSPLDKDDIKGTDPRTDAEITRKPSVDEPFAALAFKIATDPFVGRLAFFRAYSGRLDAGSYILNTRSGDKERISRIYQMHANKQNPVEYIEAGDIGAAVGFKSIKTGDTMCDEKNPIVLESMVFPDPVIGIAVEPKTKADQDKMGNALAKLAEEDPTFTVRTDEASGQTIISGMGELHLDIIVDRMKREFKVEVNQGQPQVEYKENLTKVANHREVYKKQSGGKGKFADIVFELGPADEGKIGLEFINEIKGGNVPREFVPAIEKGFKAAMKNGPLAGFEVEGIKVVLKDGSFHAVDSDALSFEMAAKLGFKEAGRAAKPVIMEPIMKLEVVTPEEYMGNIIGDLNKRRGTISGQEEKNGAVVIKGSVPLSEMFGYVTTLRTLSSGRATSSMELEKYQATPQNVAEEIIAKAKG, encoded by the coding sequence ATGGGAAGAGATCTTAAATTCACAAGAAATATTGGTATTGCTGCTCACATTGATGCAGGTAAAACTACCACTACAGAAAGAATTCTATTCTATACAGGTGTTAACCACAAAATTGGTGAAGTTCACGATGGTGCTTCTACAATGGACTGGATGGAGCAGGAAGCAGAAAGAGGTATTACCATTACTTCAGCTGCAACTACTTGTTCTTGGAACTTTCCAACGGATCAAGGAAAACCTGTTGCAGATACTAAACCTTACCACTTCAACATCATTGATACACCGGGACACGTTGACTTTACAGTAGAGGTAAACAGATCTCTTAGAGTATTGGATGGATTGGTATTCCTATTCTCTGCAGTAGATGGAGTAGAGCCTCAGTCTGAAACAAACTGGAGACTTGCTGACAACTACAAAGTAGCGAGAATGGGATTCGTAAACAAAATGGACAGACAAGGTGCTGACTTCCTTAACGTGGTAAACCAGGTTAAAGAAATGTTAGGATCTAACGCAGTTCCAATCGTTTTACCAATCGGTGCTGAAGAAGATTTCAAAGGTGTAGTTGACTTAATTAAAAACAGAGCTATCATTTGGGATGAAGCAGGACAAGGAGCTACTTTCGAGGTAGTGCCAATTCCTGAAGACATGAAAGCTGAAGTTCTTGAATACAGAGAGAAATTGGTAGAAGCTGTTTCTGAGTATGACGAAACTTTAATGGAGAAATTCTTTGAAGATCCGGATTCAATTACAGAAGAAGAAATCAATGCTGCATTGAGAGCTGCTACTATCGATTTATCTATTATCCCAATGACTTGTGGTTCTTCATTCAAGAACAAAGGAGTACAGTTTATGTTGGATGCAGTATGTAAATACTTGCCTTCTCCATTGGATAAAGATGACATCAAAGGTACTGACCCAAGAACTGATGCTGAAATTACAAGAAAACCATCTGTAGATGAGCCTTTCGCAGCATTAGCATTTAAGATTGCTACTGACCCGTTCGTGGGAAGATTAGCATTCTTTAGAGCTTACTCTGGAAGACTAGATGCAGGTTCTTATATCTTGAACACCCGTTCAGGAGATAAAGAAAGAATCTCAAGAATCTATCAGATGCACGCTAACAAGCAAAACCCAGTAGAATATATTGAAGCTGGTGATATTGGTGCAGCGGTAGGTTTCAAATCTATCAAAACTGGTGATACTATGTGTGATGAGAAAAACCCAATCGTTCTTGAATCGATGGTTTTCCCTGATCCGGTAATTGGTATCGCTGTTGAGCCTAAAACTAAAGCTGACCAAGATAAAATGGGTAATGCTTTAGCTAAATTGGCTGAAGAAGATCCTACGTTTACTGTTAGAACTGACGAAGCTTCTGGACAAACGATTATCTCTGGTATGGGTGAGCTTCACTTGGATATCATTGTTGACCGTATGAAGAGAGAATTCAAAGTTGAAGTAAACCAAGGACAACCTCAGGTAGAGTACAAAGAAAACTTAACAAAAGTTGCTAACCACAGAGAAGTTTACAAAAAACAATCTGGTGGTAAAGGTAAATTTGCTGACATTGTATTTGAACTAGGACCTGCTGACGAAGGTAAAATTGGTTTAGAATTCATCAATGAGATCAAAGGTGGTAACGTTCCTAGAGAATTTGTTCCTGCAATTGAAAAAGGCTTTAAAGCTGCAATGAAAAACGGTCCTTTGGCTGGTTTCGAAGTTGAAGGTATTAAAGTTGTTCTTAAAGACGGATCTTTCCACGCGGTGGATTCTGATGCTCTTTCCTTTGAAATGGCTGCTAAATTAGGATTTAAAGAAGCGGGACGTGCTGCTAAGCCAGTAATTATGGAGCCTATTATGAAACTGGAAGTTGTAACTCCAGAAGAATACATGGGTAACATCATTGGTGACCTTAACAAGAGAAGAGGTACAATCAGTGGACAAGAAGAAAAGAACGGTGCTGTTGTTATCAAAGGTTCAGTTCCACTTTCTGAAATGTTTGGTTATGTTACTACTCTAAGAACACTTTCATCAGGAAGAGCTACTTCTTCTATGGAATTAGAGAAGTACCAAGCTACTCCACAAAACGTTGCTGAAGAAATCATAGCTAAAGCAAAAGGTTAA
- the glpK gene encoding glycerol kinase GlpK — protein sequence MNEKLILALDQGTTSSRAILFNHSGEIKYVSQKDFRQIFPTPGWVEHDPNEIWSSQISVAAESIAKAGISGLEVAAIGITNQRETTIVWDKESGEPIYNAIVWQDRRTSKYCDELKEQGHAEIIKEKTGLILDAYFSATKLKWILDNVDGAREKAEAGKLCFGTVDTWLVWKLTRGKMFITDVSNASRTMLLNIHTLEWDNDLLELFNIPRAILPEVKQSSEVYGETATTLFSTKIPIAGIAGDQQAALFGQMCTSPGMVKNTYGTGCFLLMNTGKEAVASKNNLLTTVAWKINGEVNYALEGSVFVGGAAIQWLRDGLKLIHSSEEVNDLAASVEDNGGVYFVPALTGLGAPHWDQYARGTIVGITRGTTDGHIARATLEGIAFQVYDIVKSMEADSGRASLELRVDGGASASNLLMQIQSDLFGFKITRPKTLETTALGAAYLAGLAVGFWKNIDEIQEQWIVDKDFHPQLEKEKVDTMIHFWTKAVSRAQSWIED from the coding sequence ATGAATGAAAAATTAATACTCGCTTTAGATCAGGGAACTACTTCCTCCAGAGCGATTCTATTCAATCACAGCGGAGAAATAAAATACGTATCTCAAAAAGATTTCAGACAAATATTTCCTACTCCGGGCTGGGTAGAACATGACCCGAACGAAATCTGGTCTTCACAAATTTCTGTAGCTGCAGAAAGTATTGCCAAGGCTGGTATTTCCGGATTGGAAGTAGCTGCAATTGGTATTACCAACCAACGTGAAACAACTATTGTTTGGGATAAAGAATCCGGCGAACCTATTTATAATGCCATTGTTTGGCAAGATCGAAGAACTTCAAAATACTGCGATGAACTCAAAGAACAGGGGCATGCAGAAATTATAAAAGAAAAAACGGGACTTATTCTTGATGCTTACTTCTCGGCAACTAAGCTGAAATGGATCCTTGATAATGTAGATGGTGCCAGAGAAAAGGCTGAAGCCGGAAAATTATGTTTTGGAACTGTTGATACATGGCTTGTATGGAAGCTAACCCGCGGGAAAATGTTCATCACTGATGTTTCCAATGCCAGCAGAACAATGCTTCTGAATATTCATACTTTGGAATGGGACAATGATTTATTGGAGCTATTCAATATTCCTAGAGCCATTCTTCCTGAGGTAAAACAAAGTAGTGAGGTATACGGAGAAACAGCTACTACTCTATTTTCTACAAAAATTCCGATTGCGGGTATTGCAGGTGACCAGCAGGCAGCCTTGTTTGGACAAATGTGTACTTCTCCCGGAATGGTAAAAAATACATACGGAACAGGATGCTTCTTATTAATGAACACCGGAAAAGAAGCCGTTGCCTCAAAGAACAACCTTTTGACAACCGTTGCATGGAAAATCAATGGAGAAGTCAACTATGCTCTGGAAGGAAGTGTATTTGTAGGAGGAGCAGCTATTCAATGGCTGAGAGACGGGCTTAAGCTTATTCATTCTTCTGAGGAAGTAAATGATCTTGCTGCTTCTGTTGAAGACAATGGTGGAGTTTACTTCGTCCCTGCCCTTACAGGCTTAGGTGCTCCTCATTGGGATCAGTATGCACGTGGAACTATTGTCGGAATTACCCGTGGAACTACTGATGGCCATATCGCAAGAGCTACCCTTGAAGGAATTGCATTTCAGGTATATGATATTGTAAAATCTATGGAAGCTGATTCCGGAAGAGCAAGCCTTGAACTAAGAGTAGATGGCGGAGCTTCAGCAAGCAACCTATTGATGCAGATACAATCTGATCTTTTCGGATTTAAAATTACCAGACCAAAAACTCTGGAAACAACAGCTTTAGGAGCCGCATACCTTGCAGGTCTTGCTGTAGGATTCTGGAAAAACATTGATGAAATTCAGGAACAATGGATTGTAGATAAAGATTTCCACCCTCAATTGGAAAAGGAAAAAGTAGATACCATGATTCACTTTTGGACTAAAGCGGTATCTCGTGCTCAAAGCTGGATAGAAGATTAA
- the rpsG gene encoding 30S ribosomal protein S7: protein MRKTKAKKRPLLPDPKFNDQLVTRFVNNLMLDGKKSIAFKIFYDALDIVETKKGETEKTALEIWKDALTNVMPHVEVRSRRVGGANFQIPMPIRADRKISMAMKWLISYSKKRNDKSMALKLANEVVAASREEGAAFKKKSDTHKMAEANKAFSHFKF, encoded by the coding sequence ATGAGAAAGACAAAAGCGAAAAAAAGACCGTTGTTACCAGATCCGAAATTTAATGATCAATTGGTAACGAGATTCGTAAACAACTTAATGCTTGACGGTAAGAAGTCAATCGCATTCAAAATTTTCTATGATGCATTAGATATCGTAGAAACTAAAAAAGGAGAAACTGAGAAAACTGCACTTGAAATCTGGAAAGATGCATTAACAAACGTTATGCCTCACGTAGAAGTACGTTCTAGAAGAGTAGGTGGAGCTAACTTCCAGATTCCTATGCCAATCAGAGCTGATAGAAAAATTTCTATGGCAATGAAATGGTTAATTAGCTACTCTAAAAAGAGAAATGATAAGTCTATGGCTTTGAAATTAGCTAATGAAGTTGTAGCAGCTTCAAGAGAAGAAGGTGCAGCTTTCAAAAAGAAATCTGATACTCACAAAATGGCGGAAGCTAACAAAGCTTTCTCACACTTCAAATTCTAA
- a CDS encoding TonB-dependent siderophore receptor codes for MNKVVSFSLLLLGGVLANAQKTNDSIKHKKIEEVELFGERKKQPEGLEAITRLPLKPRDQIQSISVISYKVIEDLGGLTVTDVAKNVPGVTQFGSYGGIRESMSIRGYRGVPVLKNGVQMDSDFRTGAMLTDMQGVESIQVIKGSAAVTQGIGDGLGSAGGVINVVTKVPKFINQTNVGFRYGSWDFYRPTVDFQRVLDSQGKVAVRLNAAYQSNNSFRRFVNTDRIYVNPSIAIRPDDKTEIVVEMDYMHNNTTPDRGTINLAKGDVEAIYKIPGRKFLGFSTDNAKIETFNFSTTATRKLTEKLKLRAAFMSSSYQSEIVGAALAPLKRDNPTEYRNRTLTRSDREDLNKVFQFDFIGADVMTGFMKHTFQVGFDWKESNVTTTSYKAENVDQINVLNEINNILPTGVEIKTSTASSVNTVAPTMGLMAQDVITFNKYLKAHLGLRYSRLIGSDKEKDFAWNPSFGIMVSPIENMNIFGSYTSTTSLRNSNNQLATGGTVGGSTTKQWEAGIKSDWLNERLRFNVTYFNIYTDNLSYELLGSNGQGIGKYAFAGELKRQGVEVELIGKILPNLQVMTGWAYVDAQYQDSPSFVNGSAPINTPKHTANAWLNYKFNTGALTGFDIGAGIYYVGTRPVDDYKLDVILDNGHVNGTQPGERPFNMPDYTTVDAQIGYTFKNGVGLRGFFNNIFDSVGYNSYFRGGYIDQIQPRNFAVQVNYKF; via the coding sequence ATGAATAAAGTAGTATCCTTTTCTCTGCTATTATTAGGTGGGGTTCTTGCCAATGCACAGAAGACAAACGATTCAATCAAGCATAAAAAAATTGAAGAAGTAGAACTTTTTGGTGAAAGAAAAAAACAGCCGGAAGGTCTTGAAGCTATTACAAGACTCCCATTGAAGCCCAGAGACCAGATCCAAAGCATCTCCGTAATTTCTTATAAAGTAATTGAAGATTTGGGTGGACTGACAGTAACAGATGTTGCTAAAAATGTTCCGGGAGTTACTCAGTTTGGTAGTTATGGTGGTATCAGAGAAAGTATGTCTATTAGAGGATACAGAGGAGTACCTGTTTTGAAAAACGGAGTTCAGATGGATTCTGACTTCCGTACAGGGGCAATGCTTACCGATATGCAGGGAGTAGAAAGTATTCAGGTGATAAAAGGATCTGCTGCCGTTACACAAGGTATCGGTGATGGTCTTGGTTCCGCAGGTGGGGTAATAAACGTAGTGACAAAAGTTCCTAAATTTATTAATCAGACAAATGTAGGTTTCAGATATGGAAGCTGGGACTTCTACAGACCAACAGTTGACTTCCAGAGAGTATTAGATTCTCAAGGAAAAGTAGCAGTAAGATTAAATGCTGCTTACCAAAGTAATAATAGTTTCAGAAGATTTGTTAATACAGATCGTATCTATGTAAATCCATCTATTGCAATCCGTCCGGACGATAAAACTGAAATTGTTGTGGAGATGGATTATATGCACAATAATACCACTCCGGATAGAGGAACAATAAACCTTGCAAAAGGAGATGTTGAGGCAATTTATAAAATACCTGGAAGAAAATTCCTTGGTTTTTCTACAGATAATGCAAAAATTGAAACATTTAATTTCTCAACTACAGCTACAAGAAAGCTTACTGAGAAGTTAAAATTAAGAGCTGCCTTTATGAGCTCTTCTTACCAGTCTGAAATCGTTGGAGCAGCATTAGCTCCTTTAAAGAGAGATAATCCAACTGAATACCGTAATAGAACATTAACCAGGTCTGATAGAGAGGATTTGAATAAAGTATTTCAATTTGACTTCATAGGAGCAGATGTGATGACCGGATTTATGAAACATACTTTTCAGGTAGGTTTCGATTGGAAAGAATCTAACGTTACAACAACTTCATATAAAGCCGAAAATGTTGATCAAATTAATGTTTTAAATGAAATTAACAATATTCTTCCTACTGGGGTTGAGATAAAAACATCTACTGCTAGCTCTGTTAATACGGTGGCTCCAACAATGGGATTAATGGCACAGGATGTTATTACTTTCAATAAATATTTAAAAGCTCATTTAGGACTTCGTTACAGCAGATTGATTGGTTCTGATAAAGAAAAAGACTTTGCTTGGAACCCGTCATTTGGAATTATGGTTTCTCCAATTGAAAACATGAATATTTTTGGTTCCTATACAAGCACTACTTCTTTAAGAAATTCTAACAATCAGTTAGCTACAGGAGGTACCGTTGGTGGATCAACTACTAAACAGTGGGAAGCAGGGATCAAATCAGACTGGCTTAATGAAAGATTAAGATTCAATGTTACTTACTTTAATATCTACACCGATAACCTTTCATACGAACTTTTGGGAAGCAATGGTCAGGGGATAGGAAAATATGCTTTTGCCGGAGAACTGAAAAGACAAGGAGTAGAGGTTGAATTAATCGGTAAAATACTACCTAATCTTCAGGTTATGACAGGATGGGCATATGTAGATGCACAGTATCAGGACAGTCCTTCATTTGTAAATGGTTCAGCGCCGATAAACACGCCGAAGCATACTGCAAATGCCTGGTTAAATTATAAATTTAATACAGGAGCTTTAACTGGGTTTGACATAGGGGCCGGTATTTATTATGTAGGAACCAGACCTGTTGATGATTATAAACTTGATGTAATATTAGATAATGGTCACGTGAACGGAACACAACCTGGTGAAAGACCATTTAACATGCCTGACTATACTACTGTTGATGCTCAGATAGGATATACATTCAAAAATGGAGTAGGATTAAGAGGGTTCTTCAATAATATCTTTGATTCAGTAGGATATAACTCTTACTTCAGAGGTGGATATATTGATCAAATTCAGCCTAGAAACTTTGCTGTACAGGTAAACTATAAATTCTAA